One window of the Lepisosteus oculatus isolate fLepOcu1 chromosome 24, fLepOcu1.hap2, whole genome shotgun sequence genome contains the following:
- the LOC102694249 gene encoding NMDA receptor synaptonuclear signaling and neuronal migration factor isoform X2, with protein sequence MRRVRRPLAVSWAGIGRAARAFGEYLSHAHPENRNGSDHLLSETFICQDSDSLENSGLHNNNNNQRPAAPPRSPPAPGAPAGQDAPAAAGAASCPPNKRRLSLVSGGQLERSLSAEEPPPPALRGLCADCEPQPPRVYTITREGGMLGGRGSAESLELEVLKGSQELGRRSPPSPPPAAAGAPPHGGEGHHHHGNHHHGGHHHGNHHHHHHHHHQQQHANSGGGGGAPPAPQPLQSSGSAHNIRGWAGAGSRPGSRDCPQDCAGSHPAPVGAQHSLDLESARQRKKLERMYSVDRVSEDVPIHSWFPKENMFSFQTATTTMQAAFRGFAERKRRKREHESAAVIQRNFRKHLRMVGSRRMRAQTFADRREKSFSRSWSDPTPIKTDPLHDSRDSGDLQESCGTLDEGSADQIWEEEREEERLACQGEDFIPPKIMLISSKVPKAEYVPNIIRRDDHSIIPILYDHEHATFDDILEEIEKKLNAYRRGCKIWRMLIFCQGGPGHLYLLKNKVATFAKVEKEEDMILFWKRLSRLMTKLNPEPNVIHVMGCYVLGNPNGEKLFQNLKNLMKPQSITFESPLELSAQGKEMIETYFDFRLYRLWKTRQHSKLLDYDDIL encoded by the exons AGCAGCCCGTGCGTTCGGAGAGTACCTGTCGCACGCCCACCCTGAGAACAGGAACGGATCAG accACCTGCTGTCGGAGACCTTCATCTGCCAGGACTCCGACTCCCTGGAGAACAGCGGCctgcacaacaacaacaacaaccagcGCCCCGCGGCGCCCCCCCGCAGCCCCCCCGCGCCGGGAGCCCCCGCCGGCCAGGACGCTCCGGCCGCAGCCGGGGCCGCCTCCTGCCCCCCCAACAAGCGCCGGCTGTCTCTGGTGTCCGGCGGGCAGCTGGAGCGCAGCCTCTCCGCGGAGGAGCCGCCGCCGCccgccctgcgcggcctgtgcgcGGACTGCGAGCCCCAGCCGCCGCGGGTCTACACCATCACGAGGGAGGGGGGCATGCTGGGGGGCCGGGGCAGCGCCGAGAGCCTGGAGCTGGAGGTGCTGAAGGGGAGCCAGGAGCTGGGCCGGCGCTCCCCCCCCTCGCCGCCCCCCGCTGCCGCCGGGGCCCCCCCCCACGGCGGCGAGGGCCACCACCACCACGGCAACCATCACCACGGCGGCCACCACCACGGCAaccatcaccaccaccaccaccaccaccaccagcagcagcacgccaacagcggcggcggcggcggcgcccCGCCCGCCCCCCAGCCGCTGCAGAGCTCCGGCAGCGCCCACAACATCCGCGGCTGGGCGGGGGCGGGCAGCCGGCCGGGCTCCAGGGACTGCCCGCAGGACTGCGCCGGCTCCCACCCGGCTCCCGTCGGCGCCCAGCACTCCCTGGACCTGGAGAGCGCCCGCCAGCGCAAGAAGCTGGAGAGGATGTACAGCGTGGACCGGGTGTCCG AGGACGTGCCCATCCACAGCTGGTTCCCCAAGGAGAACATGTTCAGCTTCCAGACGGCCACAACCACCATGCAGGC GGCGTTCCGGGGCTTTGCTGAGAGAAAGAGGCGGAAAAGGGAACACGAGTCGGCAGCTGTGATCCAGAG AAACTTCCGCAAGCACCTCCGGATGGTGGGCAGCCGGCGGATGAGGGCTCAGA CCTTCGCTGATCGCCGGGAGAAGAGCTTCAGCCGGTCCTGGAGTGACCCCACCCCCATCAAGACCGACCCTCTGCACGACTCCCGCGACA GCGGAGACCTGCAGGAGTCCTGTGGCACCCTGGACGAGGGCAGTGCTGACCAGATctgggaggaggagagggaggaggagaggctGGCCTGCCAGGGCGAAGACTTCATCCCTCCCAAGATCATG CTCATCTCCTCCAAAGTTCCCAAGGCAGAGTACGTGCCCAACATCATCCGGAGAGACGACCACTCCATCATCCCCATTCTCTAC GATCACGAACATGCGACCTTTGATGACATTCTTG AGGAGATAGAGAAGAAGCTCAATGCCTACAGGAGGGGCTGTAAGATCTGGAGAATGCTGATCTTCTGCCAG GGAGGTCCTGGTCACCTGTACCTGCTGAAGAACAAAGTGGCCACCTTTGCCAAGGTGGAGAAAGAAGAGGACATGATACT CTTCTGGAAGCGGCTGAGCCGACTGATGACCAAGCTGAACCCCGAGCCCAATGTCATCCACGTGATGGGCTGCTACGTGTTGGGCAATCCTAACGGAGAGAAG CTGTTCCAGAATCTGAAGAACCTGATGAAGCCCCAGTCCATCACGTTCGAGTCGCCCCTGGAGCTGTCGGCACAAG
- the LOC102694249 gene encoding NMDA receptor synaptonuclear signaling and neuronal migration factor isoform X1, translating into MGTAVSKRKHLRNDAISSVAAKVRAARAFGEYLSHAHPENRNGSDHLLSETFICQDSDSLENSGLHNNNNNQRPAAPPRSPPAPGAPAGQDAPAAAGAASCPPNKRRLSLVSGGQLERSLSAEEPPPPALRGLCADCEPQPPRVYTITREGGMLGGRGSAESLELEVLKGSQELGRRSPPSPPPAAAGAPPHGGEGHHHHGNHHHGGHHHGNHHHHHHHHHQQQHANSGGGGGAPPAPQPLQSSGSAHNIRGWAGAGSRPGSRDCPQDCAGSHPAPVGAQHSLDLESARQRKKLERMYSVDRVSEDVPIHSWFPKENMFSFQTATTTMQAAFRGFAERKRRKREHESAAVIQRNFRKHLRMVGSRRMRAQTFADRREKSFSRSWSDPTPIKTDPLHDSRDSGDLQESCGTLDEGSADQIWEEEREEERLACQGEDFIPPKIMLISSKVPKAEYVPNIIRRDDHSIIPILYDHEHATFDDILEEIEKKLNAYRRGCKIWRMLIFCQGGPGHLYLLKNKVATFAKVEKEEDMILFWKRLSRLMTKLNPEPNVIHVMGCYVLGNPNGEKLFQNLKNLMKPQSITFESPLELSAQGKEMIETYFDFRLYRLWKTRQHSKLLDYDDIL; encoded by the exons AGCAGCCCGTGCGTTCGGAGAGTACCTGTCGCACGCCCACCCTGAGAACAGGAACGGATCAG accACCTGCTGTCGGAGACCTTCATCTGCCAGGACTCCGACTCCCTGGAGAACAGCGGCctgcacaacaacaacaacaaccagcGCCCCGCGGCGCCCCCCCGCAGCCCCCCCGCGCCGGGAGCCCCCGCCGGCCAGGACGCTCCGGCCGCAGCCGGGGCCGCCTCCTGCCCCCCCAACAAGCGCCGGCTGTCTCTGGTGTCCGGCGGGCAGCTGGAGCGCAGCCTCTCCGCGGAGGAGCCGCCGCCGCccgccctgcgcggcctgtgcgcGGACTGCGAGCCCCAGCCGCCGCGGGTCTACACCATCACGAGGGAGGGGGGCATGCTGGGGGGCCGGGGCAGCGCCGAGAGCCTGGAGCTGGAGGTGCTGAAGGGGAGCCAGGAGCTGGGCCGGCGCTCCCCCCCCTCGCCGCCCCCCGCTGCCGCCGGGGCCCCCCCCCACGGCGGCGAGGGCCACCACCACCACGGCAACCATCACCACGGCGGCCACCACCACGGCAaccatcaccaccaccaccaccaccaccaccagcagcagcacgccaacagcggcggcggcggcggcgcccCGCCCGCCCCCCAGCCGCTGCAGAGCTCCGGCAGCGCCCACAACATCCGCGGCTGGGCGGGGGCGGGCAGCCGGCCGGGCTCCAGGGACTGCCCGCAGGACTGCGCCGGCTCCCACCCGGCTCCCGTCGGCGCCCAGCACTCCCTGGACCTGGAGAGCGCCCGCCAGCGCAAGAAGCTGGAGAGGATGTACAGCGTGGACCGGGTGTCCG AGGACGTGCCCATCCACAGCTGGTTCCCCAAGGAGAACATGTTCAGCTTCCAGACGGCCACAACCACCATGCAGGC GGCGTTCCGGGGCTTTGCTGAGAGAAAGAGGCGGAAAAGGGAACACGAGTCGGCAGCTGTGATCCAGAG AAACTTCCGCAAGCACCTCCGGATGGTGGGCAGCCGGCGGATGAGGGCTCAGA CCTTCGCTGATCGCCGGGAGAAGAGCTTCAGCCGGTCCTGGAGTGACCCCACCCCCATCAAGACCGACCCTCTGCACGACTCCCGCGACA GCGGAGACCTGCAGGAGTCCTGTGGCACCCTGGACGAGGGCAGTGCTGACCAGATctgggaggaggagagggaggaggagaggctGGCCTGCCAGGGCGAAGACTTCATCCCTCCCAAGATCATG CTCATCTCCTCCAAAGTTCCCAAGGCAGAGTACGTGCCCAACATCATCCGGAGAGACGACCACTCCATCATCCCCATTCTCTAC GATCACGAACATGCGACCTTTGATGACATTCTTG AGGAGATAGAGAAGAAGCTCAATGCCTACAGGAGGGGCTGTAAGATCTGGAGAATGCTGATCTTCTGCCAG GGAGGTCCTGGTCACCTGTACCTGCTGAAGAACAAAGTGGCCACCTTTGCCAAGGTGGAGAAAGAAGAGGACATGATACT CTTCTGGAAGCGGCTGAGCCGACTGATGACCAAGCTGAACCCCGAGCCCAATGTCATCCACGTGATGGGCTGCTACGTGTTGGGCAATCCTAACGGAGAGAAG CTGTTCCAGAATCTGAAGAACCTGATGAAGCCCCAGTCCATCACGTTCGAGTCGCCCCTGGAGCTGTCGGCACAAG
- the LOC102694249 gene encoding NMDA receptor synaptonuclear signaling and neuronal migration factor isoform X4, which translates to MGTAVSKRKHLRNDAISSVAAKVRAARAFGEYLSHAHPENRNGSDHLLSETFICQDSDSLENSGLHNNNNNQRPAAPPRSPPAPGAPAGQDAPAAAGAASCPPNKRRLSLVSGGQLERSLSAEEPPPPALRGLCADCEPQPPRVYTITREGGMLGGRGSAESLELEVLKGSQELGRRSPPSPPPAAAGAPPHGGEGHHHHGNHHHGGHHHGNHHHHHHHHHQQQHANSGGGGGAPPAPQPLQSSGSAHNIRGWAGAGSRPGSRDCPQDCAGSHPAPVGAQHSLDLESARQRKKLERMYSVDRVSEDVPIHSWFPKENMFSFQTATTTMQAAFRGFAERKRRKREHESAAVIQRNFRKHLRMVGSRRMRAQSGDLQESCGTLDEGSADQIWEEEREEERLACQGEDFIPPKIMLISSKVPKAEYVPNIIRRDDHSIIPILYDHEHATFDDILEEIEKKLNAYRRGCKIWRMLIFCQGGPGHLYLLKNKVATFAKVEKEEDMILFWKRLSRLMTKLNPEPNVIHVMGCYVLGNPNGEKLFQNLKNLMKPQSITFESPLELSAQGKEMIETYFDFRLYRLWKTRQHSKLLDYDDIL; encoded by the exons AGCAGCCCGTGCGTTCGGAGAGTACCTGTCGCACGCCCACCCTGAGAACAGGAACGGATCAG accACCTGCTGTCGGAGACCTTCATCTGCCAGGACTCCGACTCCCTGGAGAACAGCGGCctgcacaacaacaacaacaaccagcGCCCCGCGGCGCCCCCCCGCAGCCCCCCCGCGCCGGGAGCCCCCGCCGGCCAGGACGCTCCGGCCGCAGCCGGGGCCGCCTCCTGCCCCCCCAACAAGCGCCGGCTGTCTCTGGTGTCCGGCGGGCAGCTGGAGCGCAGCCTCTCCGCGGAGGAGCCGCCGCCGCccgccctgcgcggcctgtgcgcGGACTGCGAGCCCCAGCCGCCGCGGGTCTACACCATCACGAGGGAGGGGGGCATGCTGGGGGGCCGGGGCAGCGCCGAGAGCCTGGAGCTGGAGGTGCTGAAGGGGAGCCAGGAGCTGGGCCGGCGCTCCCCCCCCTCGCCGCCCCCCGCTGCCGCCGGGGCCCCCCCCCACGGCGGCGAGGGCCACCACCACCACGGCAACCATCACCACGGCGGCCACCACCACGGCAaccatcaccaccaccaccaccaccaccaccagcagcagcacgccaacagcggcggcggcggcggcgcccCGCCCGCCCCCCAGCCGCTGCAGAGCTCCGGCAGCGCCCACAACATCCGCGGCTGGGCGGGGGCGGGCAGCCGGCCGGGCTCCAGGGACTGCCCGCAGGACTGCGCCGGCTCCCACCCGGCTCCCGTCGGCGCCCAGCACTCCCTGGACCTGGAGAGCGCCCGCCAGCGCAAGAAGCTGGAGAGGATGTACAGCGTGGACCGGGTGTCCG AGGACGTGCCCATCCACAGCTGGTTCCCCAAGGAGAACATGTTCAGCTTCCAGACGGCCACAACCACCATGCAGGC GGCGTTCCGGGGCTTTGCTGAGAGAAAGAGGCGGAAAAGGGAACACGAGTCGGCAGCTGTGATCCAGAG AAACTTCCGCAAGCACCTCCGGATGGTGGGCAGCCGGCGGATGAGGGCTCAGA GCGGAGACCTGCAGGAGTCCTGTGGCACCCTGGACGAGGGCAGTGCTGACCAGATctgggaggaggagagggaggaggagaggctGGCCTGCCAGGGCGAAGACTTCATCCCTCCCAAGATCATG CTCATCTCCTCCAAAGTTCCCAAGGCAGAGTACGTGCCCAACATCATCCGGAGAGACGACCACTCCATCATCCCCATTCTCTAC GATCACGAACATGCGACCTTTGATGACATTCTTG AGGAGATAGAGAAGAAGCTCAATGCCTACAGGAGGGGCTGTAAGATCTGGAGAATGCTGATCTTCTGCCAG GGAGGTCCTGGTCACCTGTACCTGCTGAAGAACAAAGTGGCCACCTTTGCCAAGGTGGAGAAAGAAGAGGACATGATACT CTTCTGGAAGCGGCTGAGCCGACTGATGACCAAGCTGAACCCCGAGCCCAATGTCATCCACGTGATGGGCTGCTACGTGTTGGGCAATCCTAACGGAGAGAAG CTGTTCCAGAATCTGAAGAACCTGATGAAGCCCCAGTCCATCACGTTCGAGTCGCCCCTGGAGCTGTCGGCACAAG
- the LOC102694249 gene encoding NMDA receptor synaptonuclear signaling and neuronal migration factor isoform X3, with translation MGTAVSKRKHLRNDAISSVAAKVRAARAFGEYLSHAHPENRNGSDHLLSETFICQDSDSLENSGLHNNNNNQRPAAPPRSPPAPGAPAGQDAPAAAGAASCPPNKRRLSLVSGGQLERSLSAEEPPPPALRGLCADCEPQPPRVYTITREGGMLGGRGSAESLELEVLKGSQELGRRSPPSPPPAAAGAPPHGGEGHHHHGNHHHGGHHHGNHHHHHHHHHQQQHANSGGGGGAPPAPQPLQSSGSAHNIRGWAGAGSRPGSRDCPQDCAGSHPAPVGAQHSLDLESARQRKKLERMYSVDRVSEDVPIHSWFPKENMFSFQTATTTMQANFRKHLRMVGSRRMRAQTFADRREKSFSRSWSDPTPIKTDPLHDSRDSGDLQESCGTLDEGSADQIWEEEREEERLACQGEDFIPPKIMLISSKVPKAEYVPNIIRRDDHSIIPILYDHEHATFDDILEEIEKKLNAYRRGCKIWRMLIFCQGGPGHLYLLKNKVATFAKVEKEEDMILFWKRLSRLMTKLNPEPNVIHVMGCYVLGNPNGEKLFQNLKNLMKPQSITFESPLELSAQGKEMIETYFDFRLYRLWKTRQHSKLLDYDDIL, from the exons AGCAGCCCGTGCGTTCGGAGAGTACCTGTCGCACGCCCACCCTGAGAACAGGAACGGATCAG accACCTGCTGTCGGAGACCTTCATCTGCCAGGACTCCGACTCCCTGGAGAACAGCGGCctgcacaacaacaacaacaaccagcGCCCCGCGGCGCCCCCCCGCAGCCCCCCCGCGCCGGGAGCCCCCGCCGGCCAGGACGCTCCGGCCGCAGCCGGGGCCGCCTCCTGCCCCCCCAACAAGCGCCGGCTGTCTCTGGTGTCCGGCGGGCAGCTGGAGCGCAGCCTCTCCGCGGAGGAGCCGCCGCCGCccgccctgcgcggcctgtgcgcGGACTGCGAGCCCCAGCCGCCGCGGGTCTACACCATCACGAGGGAGGGGGGCATGCTGGGGGGCCGGGGCAGCGCCGAGAGCCTGGAGCTGGAGGTGCTGAAGGGGAGCCAGGAGCTGGGCCGGCGCTCCCCCCCCTCGCCGCCCCCCGCTGCCGCCGGGGCCCCCCCCCACGGCGGCGAGGGCCACCACCACCACGGCAACCATCACCACGGCGGCCACCACCACGGCAaccatcaccaccaccaccaccaccaccaccagcagcagcacgccaacagcggcggcggcggcggcgcccCGCCCGCCCCCCAGCCGCTGCAGAGCTCCGGCAGCGCCCACAACATCCGCGGCTGGGCGGGGGCGGGCAGCCGGCCGGGCTCCAGGGACTGCCCGCAGGACTGCGCCGGCTCCCACCCGGCTCCCGTCGGCGCCCAGCACTCCCTGGACCTGGAGAGCGCCCGCCAGCGCAAGAAGCTGGAGAGGATGTACAGCGTGGACCGGGTGTCCG AGGACGTGCCCATCCACAGCTGGTTCCCCAAGGAGAACATGTTCAGCTTCCAGACGGCCACAACCACCATGCAGGC AAACTTCCGCAAGCACCTCCGGATGGTGGGCAGCCGGCGGATGAGGGCTCAGA CCTTCGCTGATCGCCGGGAGAAGAGCTTCAGCCGGTCCTGGAGTGACCCCACCCCCATCAAGACCGACCCTCTGCACGACTCCCGCGACA GCGGAGACCTGCAGGAGTCCTGTGGCACCCTGGACGAGGGCAGTGCTGACCAGATctgggaggaggagagggaggaggagaggctGGCCTGCCAGGGCGAAGACTTCATCCCTCCCAAGATCATG CTCATCTCCTCCAAAGTTCCCAAGGCAGAGTACGTGCCCAACATCATCCGGAGAGACGACCACTCCATCATCCCCATTCTCTAC GATCACGAACATGCGACCTTTGATGACATTCTTG AGGAGATAGAGAAGAAGCTCAATGCCTACAGGAGGGGCTGTAAGATCTGGAGAATGCTGATCTTCTGCCAG GGAGGTCCTGGTCACCTGTACCTGCTGAAGAACAAAGTGGCCACCTTTGCCAAGGTGGAGAAAGAAGAGGACATGATACT CTTCTGGAAGCGGCTGAGCCGACTGATGACCAAGCTGAACCCCGAGCCCAATGTCATCCACGTGATGGGCTGCTACGTGTTGGGCAATCCTAACGGAGAGAAG CTGTTCCAGAATCTGAAGAACCTGATGAAGCCCCAGTCCATCACGTTCGAGTCGCCCCTGGAGCTGTCGGCACAAG